The Aquiluna sp. KACHI24 genome contains a region encoding:
- the phoU gene encoding phosphate signaling complex protein PhoU, producing the protein MRQVFQQELTEVQDRLVQLAEAAETIMDKASRAFLNSDVSLADEALALAASNEEKALGLDELVIKVLATQSPVARDLRILVSALRMSASIERMGALASHIAAIARYRFPGSAVPASLRKTFEDMARIDLELVSKAIKLLGNTDLDLAREIQAQDEAVDRLHRKVFEVVLADDWKENAMFTVDVILASRYFERFADHVVDISSKVSFLQTGEWTEN; encoded by the coding sequence ATGCGTCAGGTTTTTCAGCAGGAGCTAACCGAGGTTCAAGACCGTTTAGTGCAATTGGCAGAGGCTGCCGAGACCATCATGGACAAGGCTTCCCGTGCCTTCCTGAACTCGGATGTGTCACTTGCGGACGAGGCTCTCGCTCTCGCTGCCAGCAACGAAGAGAAGGCCCTTGGACTTGATGAGCTGGTAATCAAGGTCCTGGCAACTCAGTCACCAGTTGCTCGCGATCTTCGTATTTTGGTTTCTGCGCTGAGAATGAGCGCATCTATTGAGCGCATGGGTGCGCTGGCATCTCACATCGCAGCAATCGCCCGCTACCGTTTCCCTGGCAGTGCAGTCCCAGCTTCGCTGCGCAAGACTTTCGAAGACATGGCTCGCATCGACCTTGAGCTGGTCTCCAAAGCGATCAAGCTTTTGGGCAACACCGATCTCGATCTAGCACGCGAGATTCAGGCTCAGGACGAGGCGGTTGACCGCCTGCACCGAAAGGTGTTCGAGGTTGTGCTCGCAGACGACTGGAAAGAGAACGCGATGTTCACGGTAGACGTGATCCTAGCCTCGCGCTACTTCGAGCGCTTTGCTGACCACGTAGTCGACATCTCCTCAAAGGTCAGCTTCTTGCAGACCGGCGAGTGGACTGAGAACTAA
- a CDS encoding RNA degradosome polyphosphate kinase, translating to MSEETTAIFRPDSQPDLPHDRFLDRELSWLDFNQRVLELAEDRSIPLLERVNFLSIFASNLDEFFMVRVASLKRRVATGIAVQSAAGFSPQEVLVRISERTRELQARHSRLFRDEISPALERHGIHVTHFGKLNDAQKAALHNYFQLNVFPVLTPLAVDPAHPFPYISGLSLNLAVVLRNPQSGSEHFARVKVPPLLPRFVEVEGAERTYVPLEDVMGEFLSELFPGMDVVKHHAFRVTRNEDLEVDEDEGENLLVQLEKELLRRRFGPPVRLEVAEDIDPQVLELLSRELDVEAHDIYHLPEPLDLRSLNAIAFLKYPELHFEPHQITTNRYLQSEDDEAADIFGALRQREVLVHHPYESFATSVQAFLEQAAADPQVLAIKQTLYRTSGDSPIVDALIDAAEAGKQVLALVEIKARFDEQNNIGWARKLEAAGVHVVYGIVGLKTHCKLSLVIRQEGNQLRRYCHIGTGNYNPKTARYYEDLGLLTSRQSVGEDLTKLFNQLSGFSSAPEYQSLLVSPNGVRNGLTARVQREIEHKQAGRPAKIRLKMNSLVDEQIIDQLYLASMAGVEVEVLVRGMCALKPGVPGLSENIKVHSVLGRYLEHSRIFSFENGGDPDIYIGSADMMHRNLDRRVEALVKITQTDQIKELKELLDLGMSDKVSLWTLASSGSWHRQTTSPTGAPLIDMQDELMARTLTKKRSR from the coding sequence ATGTCAGAAGAGACCACGGCTATTTTTCGCCCAGACTCGCAACCCGATCTACCCCATGATCGATTTTTAGACCGCGAGCTGAGCTGGCTTGACTTCAATCAAAGGGTTTTAGAACTGGCTGAAGATAGAAGCATTCCGCTTCTGGAGCGCGTGAACTTTCTGAGTATTTTTGCCTCAAACCTGGATGAGTTCTTCATGGTGCGAGTGGCATCGCTAAAGCGCAGGGTCGCAACTGGAATCGCTGTTCAATCAGCGGCAGGATTTAGCCCTCAAGAGGTGCTGGTGCGAATTTCAGAGCGTACTCGCGAATTACAGGCTCGACACTCAAGATTGTTTCGAGATGAGATTTCTCCAGCACTAGAGCGTCACGGGATTCATGTCACGCATTTCGGAAAGCTCAACGATGCGCAAAAGGCCGCACTTCACAACTATTTTCAGCTGAATGTTTTTCCGGTTCTAACTCCTTTGGCGGTTGACCCCGCTCACCCATTCCCTTACATCTCGGGGCTCTCTCTCAACCTTGCAGTTGTGCTGCGTAACCCGCAGTCCGGATCCGAGCACTTTGCGAGAGTAAAAGTGCCGCCGCTACTACCTCGTTTTGTTGAGGTAGAAGGGGCGGAGCGAACCTATGTCCCCCTTGAAGATGTCATGGGCGAGTTCCTATCTGAACTGTTCCCAGGCATGGATGTGGTGAAACATCACGCCTTCCGAGTCACTCGAAATGAGGATCTGGAAGTGGATGAGGACGAAGGTGAAAACCTTCTGGTTCAGCTCGAAAAGGAGCTCTTGCGGAGAAGATTTGGACCACCGGTAAGACTCGAAGTTGCCGAAGATATCGACCCTCAAGTTTTAGAACTGCTCTCTCGTGAACTCGATGTCGAGGCACACGACATCTACCACCTGCCGGAGCCTCTAGATCTTCGCTCACTCAACGCGATCGCGTTTTTGAAGTATCCGGAGCTTCACTTCGAACCACATCAGATCACTACTAACCGCTACCTGCAGTCCGAGGATGATGAGGCGGCGGATATCTTTGGAGCGCTTCGTCAGCGCGAAGTTTTGGTTCACCACCCTTATGAGTCCTTTGCCACCTCTGTCCAGGCGTTCTTGGAGCAGGCTGCAGCGGATCCTCAGGTCTTAGCAATCAAGCAGACGCTCTATCGAACCAGTGGTGATTCACCGATTGTCGATGCCCTGATTGATGCAGCGGAAGCCGGCAAGCAGGTTCTGGCACTGGTTGAGATCAAGGCTCGATTTGACGAGCAGAACAACATCGGCTGGGCTAGAAAGCTCGAAGCCGCAGGTGTTCACGTGGTTTACGGGATCGTTGGCCTAAAGACCCACTGCAAGCTATCCCTGGTCATACGCCAAGAGGGTAACCAGCTGCGTCGCTACTGTCACATCGGAACCGGTAACTACAACCCCAAGACTGCTCGCTACTACGAGGACCTTGGTCTTCTCACCTCTCGGCAGTCAGTGGGTGAAGACCTGACCAAGCTCTTCAACCAGCTTTCTGGATTCTCCTCTGCTCCTGAGTACCAGTCACTGCTGGTCTCACCAAACGGTGTCAGGAATGGTCTTACCGCACGCGTGCAGCGCGAGATCGAGCACAAGCAAGCCGGACGCCCAGCAAAGATTCGCCTGAAGATGAACTCCCTCGTTGATGAGCAGATCATCGATCAGCTCTACCTAGCCTCAATGGCTGGGGTTGAGGTCGAGGTTCTGGTGCGCGGCATGTGTGCATTGAAGCCAGGTGTGCCTGGACTGAGTGAAAACATCAAGGTGCATTCGGTTTTAGGTCGCTACCTAGAGCATTCACGCATCTTCTCGTTTGAAAACGGAGGGGATCCCGATATCTACATCGGCAGTGCTGACATGATGCATCGCAACCTAGATCGCCGAGTTGAGGCTCTGGTGAAGATCACGCAAACCGATCAAATCAAAGAGCTCAAGGAGCTGCTTGATTTGGGAATGAGCGACAAGGTCTCGCTGTGGACCCTTGCCAGCTCAGGATCCTGGCATCGCCAGACCACCTCCCCCACTGGAGCTCCGCTGATTGACATGCAAGACGAGCTGATGGCTCGAACGCTCACGAAGAAGCGGAGTCGCTAA
- a CDS encoding NUDIX hydrolase, protein MTIYAAGVVPWREVGNSIQVLLVHRENYNDWGFPKGKQDPGELLPETAVRELKEEASISVKLGRKLDIIRYTVGTEDKEVHYWAAKVKPKAAKKQKFVANEEIAKCEWVAADKAADLLTYEHDQNLLKLCLELHQAKELETRAIIILRHAKATLRSDWKGEEAKRPLLPEGEIQAKRLVNLLAAYGPKQLVTSPWKRCWDTIAPYAKKTKRTLVERGQLTELSNKRRPISTKKVVDALLGKSKSGLICTHRPALPSVLEPLAAAASKDLKKHIMEAAALRPGDFIVLRLTLGSKPKVVGAEWCLASED, encoded by the coding sequence ATGACCATTTATGCAGCTGGTGTGGTGCCTTGGCGCGAGGTGGGAAACTCAATCCAGGTGCTGCTCGTCCACCGCGAAAACTACAACGACTGGGGCTTTCCCAAGGGCAAGCAGGATCCAGGAGAGCTGCTTCCCGAGACTGCGGTTAGAGAGCTGAAAGAAGAGGCGTCGATCTCAGTCAAACTAGGTCGAAAGCTCGACATCATTCGCTACACAGTGGGCACCGAGGACAAAGAGGTTCACTATTGGGCGGCCAAGGTTAAGCCAAAGGCAGCCAAGAAGCAGAAGTTTGTGGCGAACGAGGAGATTGCAAAGTGTGAGTGGGTGGCTGCGGATAAAGCGGCTGACCTATTGACCTACGAACACGATCAGAACCTCCTGAAGCTCTGCCTTGAGCTGCACCAGGCCAAGGAGCTTGAGACCAGGGCTATCATCATCCTTCGACACGCCAAGGCGACACTGCGCTCTGATTGGAAGGGCGAGGAGGCCAAGCGGCCACTGCTGCCAGAAGGTGAAATTCAGGCCAAACGGCTAGTGAATCTGCTTGCCGCCTACGGACCAAAGCAGCTTGTCACGTCGCCTTGGAAGAGGTGTTGGGACACCATTGCCCCATATGCCAAAAAGACCAAGCGCACTCTGGTTGAGCGTGGTCAGCTGACCGAGCTCTCCAATAAGCGCAGACCGATCAGCACCAAAAAGGTGGTTGATGCGCTGCTTGGAAAGTCAAAGTCTGGATTGATTTGCACTCATCGTCCAGCATTGCCAAGTGTGCTTGAACCGCTGGCAGCCGCTGCAAGTAAGGACCTAAAGAAGCACATTATGGAGGCTGCAGCGCTTAGACCCGGCGACTTCATTGTGCTTCGACTGACTCTGGGCTCTAAACCCAAAGTGGTGGGTGCAGAGTGGTGTCTGGCATCTGAGGATTAA
- a CDS encoding folate-binding protein: MSNQHFGNPLNEQRQLVEGQAYVLREDMAVFEVSGPDAKKWLHSLTSQNIQGLKPGDSAEALLLSPNGHIEFQLKVIATEESVLVITPFESRAALIAWLEKMVFRSKVKISTVDFLVVGAFTELETDAPVWVDPYSKESTTSVRYANDRASFPYREYLMAEPPKLARAGLMAYQALRIAAGRPELSDIDDKTLPHELDWLSSAVHLSKGCYRGQESVAKVHNLGHPPRRIALLHLEQGDVLCNPGDAIEYQEKTVGKVLAAGLHFELGSIALALLSRNTPYLDLSVRVGQNLYQASQQVLVPHDAGKAANLPRPAAFKLSRKNV; the protein is encoded by the coding sequence TTGAGTAACCAACACTTTGGCAATCCGCTAAACGAGCAGCGTCAGCTTGTCGAGGGCCAGGCCTATGTGCTGCGTGAAGACATGGCGGTCTTTGAGGTCTCTGGCCCGGATGCCAAAAAGTGGCTGCACTCACTAACGAGTCAAAACATTCAAGGCCTAAAGCCGGGGGATAGTGCTGAGGCACTGCTGCTGAGCCCCAACGGACACATCGAATTTCAGCTCAAAGTCATCGCCACTGAGGAATCGGTCCTGGTAATAACCCCGTTCGAATCAAGAGCCGCACTAATTGCCTGGCTTGAAAAGATGGTCTTCAGATCGAAGGTCAAAATCTCCACGGTTGATTTCCTAGTAGTAGGAGCCTTCACAGAGCTTGAGACCGATGCACCAGTGTGGGTAGACCCATATTCGAAAGAATCGACCACGAGCGTTCGCTATGCCAATGACCGAGCAAGCTTTCCCTATCGCGAGTATTTGATGGCTGAGCCACCAAAGCTCGCCAGAGCCGGCCTGATGGCTTATCAAGCGCTGCGAATCGCAGCAGGCCGTCCAGAGCTCAGCGACATCGACGATAAGACCCTGCCGCATGAACTTGACTGGCTTTCTAGTGCCGTGCACTTATCCAAGGGCTGCTATCGAGGCCAAGAGAGCGTCGCTAAGGTACACAATCTTGGACACCCACCTCGTCGAATTGCACTGCTGCACCTGGAACAGGGCGATGTGCTGTGCAACCCAGGTGACGCGATTGAATATCAAGAAAAGACTGTTGGCAAAGTCTTAGCTGCGGGCCTTCACTTTGAGCTTGGTTCCATCGCACTGGCACTGCTTTCTCGAAATACCCCTTACCTGGACCTAAGCGTTCGAGTCGGCCAGAACCTTTACCAGGCTTCTCAGCAGGTTCTAGTTCCGCATGATGCTGGCAAGGCCGCTAATTTGCCAAGGCCCGCCGCCTTCAAGCTCAGCCGCAAAAATGTTTGA
- a CDS encoding phosphoglyceromutase gives MTYNLILLRHGNSTWNQKNLFTGWVDVDLSEQGREEAKRAGELLAKSGLKPDVLFTSVLKRAINTAHIALDQIDRNWIPTERSWRLNERHYGALQGLDKAETLDKYGPEQFQIWRRSYDVPPPPIADDNEFSQAHDERYADLGDALPRTECLKDVLVRMLPYWHSTIAPKLTEHKTVLITAHGNSLRALVKHLDNVSDEEIAELNIPTGIPLHYKLDENFKPAVAGGEYLDPEAAAAGAAAVANQGKK, from the coding sequence ATGACTTACAACCTGATTCTGCTTAGACACGGCAACAGCACCTGGAACCAAAAAAACCTATTCACCGGCTGGGTGGATGTCGACCTAAGCGAACAGGGTCGCGAAGAGGCTAAGCGTGCCGGTGAGCTTCTTGCAAAGTCAGGCCTCAAGCCAGATGTACTTTTCACCTCCGTTCTAAAAAGAGCAATCAATACTGCTCACATCGCCCTAGATCAGATTGATCGCAACTGGATTCCAACTGAGCGCTCTTGGCGTCTAAACGAGCGCCACTATGGAGCGCTTCAGGGGCTGGATAAGGCTGAGACCCTAGACAAGTACGGCCCAGAGCAGTTTCAGATTTGGCGTCGTAGCTACGATGTTCCACCACCGCCAATTGCGGATGACAATGAATTTTCACAAGCGCACGACGAGCGATATGCCGACTTAGGTGATGCCCTGCCAAGAACCGAGTGTCTCAAGGACGTCCTGGTTCGCATGCTGCCTTACTGGCACTCGACCATTGCTCCAAAACTTACTGAGCACAAGACAGTCCTAATCACTGCCCACGGAAACTCGTTGCGAGCGCTGGTGAAGCACCTTGACAACGTTTCAGATGAGGAAATTGCTGAGTTGAACATCCCGACCGGGATCCCGCTTCACTACAAATTGGATGAGAACTTCAAGCCGGCGGTTGCGGGTGGCGAGTATTTAGATCCAGAGGCAGCTGCCGCAGGTGCTGCAGCCGTTGCAAATCAGGGCAAGAAGTAG
- a CDS encoding response regulator transcription factor, whose amino-acid sequence MPRVLVVEDEIGLREPLVYLLQKEGYDIVEAEDGNAAVELFHSHNPDLILLDLMLPGLSGNEVCRVIRAESQVPIIMLTAKDAEIDKVVGLELGADDYVTKPYSTRELLARMKAVLRRGRETVQHEPGLLKAGPVVMDIERHTVSVNGEPVQMPLKEFELLELLMENLNRVLTRGQIIDRVWGSNYFGDTKTLDVHVKRIRSKIEEDPSRPRHLLTVRGLGYKFEV is encoded by the coding sequence ATGCCTAGGGTGCTAGTTGTTGAAGATGAAATTGGCTTGAGAGAGCCGCTGGTATATCTCTTACAAAAAGAGGGCTACGACATTGTCGAGGCAGAAGATGGCAATGCTGCTGTTGAGCTGTTTCACTCCCACAACCCCGATTTGATTTTGCTTGATCTGATGCTCCCTGGACTCTCTGGTAACGAGGTTTGTCGCGTCATCCGAGCCGAGTCCCAGGTCCCGATCATCATGCTCACTGCAAAGGACGCCGAGATTGACAAGGTGGTTGGCCTAGAGCTGGGTGCAGACGACTACGTGACTAAGCCTTATTCAACTCGTGAGTTGCTAGCTCGAATGAAGGCGGTGTTGCGCCGTGGTCGCGAGACTGTTCAGCATGAGCCCGGTCTACTCAAGGCCGGACCGGTGGTGATGGACATTGAGCGTCACACTGTCAGCGTGAATGGCGAGCCAGTTCAAATGCCACTGAAGGAATTTGAGCTGCTAGAACTTTTGATGGAGAACCTCAACCGAGTGCTGACTCGAGGTCAAATCATCGATCGCGTCTGGGGATCAAACTACTTTGGCGACACTAAGACGCTCGATGTTCACGTGAAGAGAATTCGTTCGAAAATCGAAGAGGATCCTTCAAGACCAAGACACCTGCTAACTGTGCGCGGGCTTGGCTATAAGTTCGAGGTTTAG
- a CDS encoding response regulator transcription factor, whose amino-acid sequence MATVLLITPSQDALASQFELLGHSVTHIAPDAAEIANAKSHDLTVLDCRQDLIAARGIARILVAAGWDTPVILLVQDQALAVITTEWGASDFLLANASLAEIDARVRLAVGKTQTQTARVNTGLVIDEVSYTAKINGRTLDLTFKEFELLRHLNDNPGRVFTREQLLSEVWGYDYFGGTRTVDVHIRRLRAKLGEMESLIGTVRNVGYRLDPNQEGESD is encoded by the coding sequence ATGGCGACAGTTTTATTGATCACCCCCTCGCAAGATGCGCTCGCTTCGCAATTTGAACTTCTTGGCCACAGTGTCACACACATCGCACCCGATGCCGCAGAAATCGCAAACGCCAAATCACACGACCTCACGGTCTTGGATTGTCGACAGGACTTGATTGCCGCCCGCGGAATTGCCCGTATTTTGGTTGCTGCAGGCTGGGACACCCCGGTGATTCTCTTGGTTCAAGACCAAGCCCTTGCGGTTATCACCACGGAGTGGGGAGCCAGTGACTTCCTATTGGCTAACGCATCGCTCGCCGAAATTGATGCCAGAGTCAGACTTGCCGTTGGCAAGACTCAAACCCAAACGGCCAGAGTGAACACCGGCCTTGTAATCGACGAGGTCAGCTACACGGCAAAAATCAACGGTCGAACGCTTGATCTGACATTCAAAGAATTTGAACTCCTACGCCATCTGAATGACAACCCCGGTCGAGTTTTCACCCGAGAGCAACTGCTAAGTGAGGTGTGGGGGTATGACTACTTCGGTGGCACTCGAACCGTCGATGTTCACATTCGAAGATTGAGAGCCAAACTTGGCGAAATGGAATCGCTAATCGGCACGGTGCGAAATGTTGGATACCGCTTGGATCCAAATCAAGAGGGCGAGAGTGACTGA
- a CDS encoding FUSC family protein, with protein MFELRGGSARVKDSLWAILQIAMAATTAYAIAYFLLGHPVPLLAVTVAISSLGLARDTRPDRVAATALAMTLGVGLSETLLLLFGAGSIQLLVAILLALLVARFISANPAFALTAAIQAVLVQLLQVPTGGVYARVLDGVIGGLVALLFTALLPRNPIKLARADAAQLFSIFKETLGDVRSVLLTPDVQLADGALDRIRKTQPLIDNWRASLESAISIGKISPFYRWAKQQIKDQLVLLEGMDLATRNLRVVVRRVDFLVRDLRPRPELAQLTAKFLIAVDLLESSLDDFSLSHKARKYLVKLAPELGVYPQLPLSEQVIVLQLRPLFVDLCQASGIDIEQAKDLLPSVD; from the coding sequence ATGTTTGAGCTTCGAGGTGGTAGCGCCAGAGTCAAAGACTCACTCTGGGCAATTTTACAAATTGCCATGGCGGCGACAACCGCCTATGCAATCGCCTACTTTTTATTGGGGCACCCAGTTCCACTTCTAGCTGTCACGGTTGCCATCTCCTCACTTGGTTTGGCCCGTGACACCAGGCCAGATCGAGTTGCAGCAACGGCGCTCGCCATGACGTTGGGCGTTGGACTTAGCGAAACATTGCTGCTGCTTTTCGGTGCTGGAAGCATTCAGCTTTTGGTGGCAATTTTGCTCGCCCTCTTGGTTGCCAGATTCATCTCAGCAAACCCAGCATTCGCACTAACCGCAGCGATTCAGGCGGTGCTAGTGCAGCTATTACAGGTGCCAACTGGCGGCGTTTACGCGAGAGTGCTGGACGGTGTTATTGGTGGCCTAGTGGCACTTTTATTCACCGCGCTGTTGCCGAGGAATCCAATCAAACTTGCTCGTGCCGACGCCGCACAGCTCTTCTCCATTTTCAAAGAAACCCTGGGTGATGTGCGCTCGGTGCTACTGACCCCAGATGTTCAACTGGCAGATGGTGCGCTGGATCGGATCAGAAAGACTCAGCCACTGATCGACAACTGGAGAGCGTCTCTTGAAAGTGCGATTTCAATTGGCAAGATCAGCCCCTTCTATCGCTGGGCAAAGCAGCAGATCAAAGATCAGCTAGTTCTGTTGGAAGGCATGGATCTAGCCACGCGAAACCTGAGGGTCGTGGTGCGGAGGGTGGATTTCTTGGTTAGGGACCTAAGGCCCAGACCAGAACTTGCGCAGCTCACTGCAAAGTTTCTAATAGCGGTAGATCTTTTGGAGAGCTCGCTGGATGACTTTTCCCTTTCGCACAAGGCTCGAAAGTACCTGGTAAAACTTGCACCGGAGCTAGGGGTATATCCGCAACTTCCACTCAGTGAGCAGGTCATTGTGCTGCAGCTGCGGCCACTGTTTGTTGATCTTTGTCAGGCCAGTGGAATCGACATCGAGCAGGCCAAGGATCTGCTGCCCAGCGTTGACTAA
- a CDS encoding ATP-binding protein, which translates to MGLWSSRGKTSETEVDAFEQVASQVVDVIATAGVVLDENNNVLRASPGAVQFGLVQNRRLIHSSLVKLCDRARNQTGAVVEEMLLETGLQREPVWVQARAARFGEKYMMLLVDDRTEAKKLEDTRRDFVANVSHELKTPIGAIGLLAEAIQGAGDDPKMIEKFSNSLIRESQRLANLVQELMQLSRVQSAAGLENAREVDLAAVVTDAIERNQVLAEKRNIRVQGATSDSLKILGDYEMLATAVRNLIENAIVYSEPGTQVGVGLKEVDGVAEISVSDSGIGIPESEQERIFERFYRVDPSRSRETGGTGLGLAIVKHIAANHGGQIKLFSKQGVGSTFTLRLPITIQEG; encoded by the coding sequence ATGGGCTTGTGGTCCTCTCGGGGCAAGACCTCTGAAACCGAGGTCGATGCGTTCGAACAGGTTGCCTCGCAGGTAGTGGACGTAATTGCCACCGCTGGAGTGGTGCTGGACGAAAACAACAATGTCCTCAGGGCTTCTCCCGGCGCGGTTCAGTTTGGCCTGGTTCAAAACCGTCGTTTGATTCACTCATCTCTAGTGAAGCTTTGCGACCGCGCACGAAACCAAACCGGAGCTGTGGTCGAGGAAATGCTCTTGGAGACCGGCCTGCAGCGTGAACCGGTATGGGTGCAAGCTCGCGCCGCTCGCTTCGGTGAGAAATACATGATGCTGCTTGTAGATGACCGCACCGAAGCGAAGAAGCTAGAAGACACTAGAAGAGATTTCGTGGCAAATGTCTCTCACGAACTCAAGACGCCCATCGGAGCGATCGGGCTTTTGGCGGAAGCCATCCAGGGTGCAGGTGATGACCCAAAAATGATCGAGAAGTTTTCCAACTCCTTGATTCGTGAGAGCCAGAGATTGGCGAACCTGGTTCAGGAGTTGATGCAGCTTTCTAGAGTGCAAAGTGCCGCCGGCTTGGAGAATGCCCGTGAAGTTGATTTAGCGGCGGTTGTCACCGATGCCATAGAGCGCAATCAAGTGCTGGCTGAAAAACGCAACATCAGGGTTCAAGGGGCAACCTCGGATTCACTCAAGATTTTGGGTGACTACGAGATGCTGGCAACGGCAGTCAGAAATTTGATTGAAAACGCCATCGTTTATTCCGAGCCTGGCACTCAAGTTGGAGTTGGCCTAAAAGAGGTGGACGGCGTAGCAGAGATCTCGGTCAGTGACTCTGGAATCGGAATCCCAGAGTCCGAGCAGGAGCGTATTTTTGAGCGCTTTTACCGGGTCGACCCATCAAGATCGCGCGAAACCGGCGGAACCGGCCTCGGTCTTGCAATCGTGAAACACATTGCCGCCAATCACGGCGGTCAAATCAAGCTGTTTTCTAAGCAGGGTGTTGGTTCAACCTTCACTCTGCGCCTACCAATAACCATTCAGGAGGGCTAA
- a CDS encoding FABP family protein, giving the protein MFVIPDDLPIELTPFTFLLGDWRGSGVVSYSIDENANENEFFQTASFRPLPLGKVEFAAEVKDGSGNLIAQERGYFSLSRPASSSDAGPGLLPSDGTKLLTVREDLELWRNKNGGFDIEALIVHPQGVAELYFGQIKGARIDLATDAVLRSPNAKEYNAGTRLMGLVEGALLWAWDMAALGQPLKSHASARLEKVE; this is encoded by the coding sequence TTGTTCGTCATCCCAGACGATTTGCCAATTGAGCTAACCCCCTTCACCTTTCTACTGGGTGACTGGCGCGGTAGCGGAGTAGTGAGCTACTCCATCGATGAAAATGCCAACGAGAATGAGTTTTTTCAAACCGCTTCATTCAGACCATTGCCGCTGGGCAAAGTTGAATTTGCAGCCGAGGTCAAGGACGGCTCGGGCAACCTGATTGCTCAGGAGCGCGGTTATTTCTCGCTCTCCAGACCCGCATCCTCCTCGGATGCTGGTCCGGGACTTCTTCCTTCCGATGGCACCAAGCTTTTGACGGTTCGCGAGGATCTCGAACTCTGGCGCAATAAAAATGGTGGCTTTGACATCGAGGCTCTCATCGTGCACCCCCAGGGCGTCGCAGAGCTTTATTTTGGCCAAATCAAAGGCGCGAGAATCGATCTCGCAACCGATGCAGTCCTGCGCTCTCCAAACGCCAAGGAATACAACGCTGGCACTCGATTGATGGGGCTGGTTGAAGGGGCACTGCTGTGGGCATGGGACATGGCAGCCCTTGGCCAACCCCTGAAGTCCCACGCATCGGCAAGGTTGGAAAAGGTTGAGTAA
- a CDS encoding phosphate ABC transporter substrate-binding protein PstS encodes MASLIRSVAAAVTVLTLSGCALNEIGLPETDSDLFGTLNGSGASSVASAQEAWVASFQSLNPDVTINYDPTGSGTGRSQFFEGAVAFAQSDSYFKDEELELESPNCVPGSGNWEIPVYISPIAVLFNLEGIKSINLTPQTLAKIFTGEIKRWDHPELVETNPGVNLPDLGITAVHRSDKSGTTGNFTDYLAQLAPEIWEAGKTEEWPAEYGGEGGNTTAGVIAALQANGTIGYADASRQGELGAAALLVGDEFVKFTPERAAKLIDASEIADGRPANSLAYKLNRKTNDPSVYPVALVTYLMGCNVYQNSATGLLVKEYAKYINSEAGQIAAQEFAGSSPITETTRAKNQAVIEAIR; translated from the coding sequence GTGGCGTCTTTGATTCGTTCGGTTGCAGCTGCGGTCACCGTGTTGACCCTCTCGGGTTGCGCACTCAATGAGATTGGGTTACCTGAGACTGACTCTGATCTTTTTGGCACCTTGAACGGCTCTGGAGCTTCGTCGGTTGCCTCAGCTCAGGAAGCTTGGGTGGCGAGTTTTCAGTCACTCAACCCTGACGTGACAATCAACTACGACCCAACCGGTTCCGGCACCGGTCGTTCGCAATTCTTTGAGGGTGCGGTGGCCTTTGCTCAATCTGACTCTTATTTCAAAGACGAAGAACTTGAGCTTGAATCCCCTAACTGCGTCCCCGGCTCAGGCAATTGGGAGATCCCGGTTTACATCTCGCCTATCGCCGTTCTGTTCAACCTTGAGGGCATCAAGAGCATAAATCTGACACCTCAGACCTTGGCAAAAATCTTCACCGGCGAAATCAAGCGCTGGGACCACCCCGAGCTCGTCGAAACGAACCCCGGAGTAAACCTTCCCGACCTGGGTATCACCGCTGTGCACCGCTCTGATAAATCTGGAACCACTGGAAACTTCACTGACTATCTAGCCCAGCTCGCACCTGAGATTTGGGAAGCAGGCAAGACCGAGGAGTGGCCCGCGGAATATGGTGGCGAGGGTGGTAACACCACGGCCGGCGTAATCGCTGCGCTGCAGGCAAACGGCACCATCGGATATGCGGACGCCTCACGACAAGGTGAGCTAGGAGCAGCAGCGCTTTTGGTCGGCGATGAGTTTGTAAAATTCACCCCCGAGCGAGCTGCAAAGTTGATTGACGCGTCGGAAATTGCCGATGGTAGACCTGCCAACTCTCTCGCCTACAAACTGAATCGCAAGACTAATGACCCTAGCGTTTATCCGGTTGCCTTGGTCACATACCTGATGGGTTGCAACGTCTACCAAAACAGTGCCACCGGGTTGCTGGTCAAGGAGTACGCCAAGTACATCAACTCGGAAGCGGGCCAGATTGCGGCTCAGGAATTCGCGGGCTCCTCGCCAATTACTGAAACTACAAGAGCAAAAAACCAAGCAGTGATTGAGGCGATCCGATGA